A DNA window from Fragaria vesca subsp. vesca linkage group LG3, FraVesHawaii_1.0, whole genome shotgun sequence contains the following coding sequences:
- the LOC101297999 gene encoding glycine-rich RNA-binding protein 2, mitochondrial-like — MRGLNGGGVSIWRKSSILWARRSSTKLFVGGLSYDTNEPVLKDALGKHGAIIEVKVICDHVSGKSKGYGFLKFTSETEASSALKEMDGQVLDGRQIRL; from the exons ATGAGAGGGTTAAATGGTGGAGGAGTTAGCATTTGGCGCAAGAGTAGTATATTATGGGCACGTCGCTCCTCCACCAAATTGTTCGTCGGAG GGCTTTCCTATGATACAAATGAACCTGTTCTTAAGGATGCTCTTGGAAAGCATGGTGCAATAATTGAAG TTAAAGTTATATGTGATCATGTGAGTGGGAAATCAAAAGGTTATGGATTTTTGAAGTTCACATCTGAAACTGAAGCCAGCAGTGCTTTAAAAGAAATGGATGGTCAG GTACTTGATGGCAGACAAATCCGCTTGTAA
- the LOC101296082 gene encoding glycine-rich RNA-binding protein 2, mitochondrial-like yields MRGLNGGGVGIWREWSILARKSWARLSSTKLFVGGLSYDTNEPVLKDAFGKHGEIIEVKVICDHVSGKSKGYGFVKFTSETEASTALKEMDGQVLDGRQIRLEFAHKG; encoded by the exons ATGAGAGGGTTAAATGGCGGAGGAGTTGGCATTTGGCGGGAATGGAGTATATTGGCCAGGAAATCATGGGCACGTCTCTCCTCTACCAAATTGTTCGTCGGGG GGCTTTCCTATGATACAAATGAACCTGTTCTTAAGGATGCTTTTGGAAAGCATGGTGAAATAATTGAAG TTAAAGTTATATGTGATCATGTGAGTGGGAAATCAAAAGGTTATGGATTTGTGAAGTTCACATCTGAAACCGAAGCCAGCACTGCTCTAAAAGAAATGGATGGTCAG GTACTGGATGGCAGACAAATCCGCTTGGAATTTGCACACAAGGGGTAA